One segment of Pseudomonas sp. FP2196 DNA contains the following:
- a CDS encoding response regulator: protein MKKLNVVIADDHPIVLLGVRELVERDGRFCVVGEAVCSQGLIDLLNLHSVDIVITDYNMPADSPYGDGLKLVEYLQRHFPAVQVLVLTMLSNQLILTRLHELGVAGVIQKSQLHNEIQLALETIARKGQYLSQQPAPQSVIKSNADIQQRFSMLSPKEFEILRLFVSGKSVSDIARSQNRSTKTVSAQKISAMRKLEVSSDQDLLAYCHALNVFN from the coding sequence ATGAAAAAGTTGAACGTAGTCATTGCTGACGATCACCCGATCGTCCTGCTCGGAGTACGCGAACTGGTCGAGCGCGATGGTCGCTTTTGTGTGGTAGGCGAAGCTGTCTGCTCACAAGGATTGATCGACCTGCTCAACCTTCATTCGGTAGACATCGTCATCACCGACTACAACATGCCCGCCGACTCGCCCTATGGCGATGGCCTGAAACTGGTCGAATATCTACAGCGACACTTCCCTGCGGTACAGGTGCTGGTACTGACCATGCTGTCCAATCAACTGATACTCACGCGTCTGCATGAGTTGGGTGTGGCCGGCGTGATTCAAAAGAGTCAATTGCACAATGAGATTCAATTGGCCCTCGAAACCATTGCCCGCAAAGGCCAATACCTCAGCCAGCAACCCGCACCGCAATCTGTCATCAAGTCCAACGCCGATATCCAACAGCGTTTTTCAATGCTGTCGCCAAAGGAGTTCGAGATTCTGCGGCTGTTTGTGTCTGGAAAAAGCGTCAGTGATATCGCCCGCAGTCAAAACCGCAGTACCAAAACAGTCAGCGCGCAGAAGATATCGGCCATGCGCAAACTGGAAGTTTCAAGCGATCAGGACTTGTTGGCTTATTGTCACGCGCTGAATGTTTTTAACTAG
- a CDS encoding fimbrial protein, with product MKNFSIALLAAAVLGASCSVLAADPATKGGSGQISFTGVINNDACSIDGSDANHVIAVNMGDVSIKDMGTAENPASGRVSGSNFNLNVNCNKGTKVAMIFDAAAGGSGLVAGKNALALTRGNGSASGIGIALLDSNGQSIDLSSKATARIEADMHGVGAEGGDTTLSFSAAYVTLDDPSTATAGRGDATLPFILEYE from the coding sequence ATGAAAAACTTCTCAATCGCCCTTCTCGCTGCCGCCGTACTGGGTGCGTCGTGCAGCGTGCTCGCAGCAGATCCGGCCACCAAAGGTGGCAGCGGTCAAATCAGCTTTACCGGTGTGATCAACAACGATGCCTGCTCGATTGACGGTAGCGATGCCAATCACGTCATTGCCGTCAACATGGGTGATGTGTCGATCAAAGACATGGGCACCGCAGAAAATCCAGCCTCCGGTCGCGTCAGCGGCAGCAACTTCAATCTGAACGTCAACTGCAACAAAGGCACCAAGGTCGCGATGATCTTCGACGCGGCGGCAGGCGGCTCCGGTCTGGTGGCTGGCAAGAACGCGCTGGCACTGACTCGAGGCAACGGTAGCGCTTCCGGTATTGGTATCGCCCTGCTCGACAGCAATGGCCAGTCGATTGACCTGAGCTCCAAGGCAACTGCGCGCATCGAAGCCGACATGCACGGTGTAGGCGCCGAAGGCGGCGATACCACCCTGAGTTTCTCCGCGGCCTACGTGACGCTTGATGATCCAAGCACCGCCACTGCCGGTCGTGGTGACGCTACTCTTCCGTTCATTCTGGAATACGAATAA
- a CDS encoding molecular chaperone yields MLRQTLSACLVLMLSAEAMASISLSATRVVFDGAHKEANITVRNGAQDTLIQSWIDQQDTGTATPFAVTPPLARVFAKDQQLLRILYEGQGMPQDKESVVWLNVQEIPQTSKTANTLQLAVRQRIKIFFRPKGLSGDALTAPTELQWRLAQDNDKTVLRVKNPTLYHVSMADVTLHDPRQNELATDSTMIAPGAEASFSVTRFAANSTPVLTFSSINDYGALSVYRASLSESHPVSATLTQDNATK; encoded by the coding sequence ATGTTGCGTCAAACCCTATCAGCCTGCCTGGTACTCATGCTGAGTGCCGAGGCCATGGCTAGCATTTCCTTGAGTGCCACGCGCGTCGTGTTCGACGGTGCGCACAAAGAAGCCAACATCACGGTAAGAAATGGCGCCCAGGACACTTTGATTCAATCCTGGATCGATCAGCAGGACACGGGGACAGCCACGCCCTTCGCTGTTACACCGCCATTGGCCCGGGTCTTTGCCAAGGACCAGCAACTGCTGCGCATTCTTTATGAAGGCCAGGGCATGCCGCAGGACAAAGAGTCTGTGGTGTGGCTCAACGTGCAGGAAATTCCGCAAACGTCGAAAACCGCCAATACCTTGCAGCTCGCCGTCCGGCAGCGGATCAAGATCTTCTTTCGACCAAAAGGTCTGAGCGGAGACGCACTGACGGCGCCCACTGAACTGCAATGGCGACTGGCGCAGGACAACGATAAAACCGTGCTCAGGGTTAAAAACCCGACTCTTTATCACGTGTCCATGGCAGACGTTACGCTTCACGACCCGCGACAGAATGAACTGGCGACGGACTCGACCATGATCGCCCCGGGCGCCGAAGCCAGCTTTTCCGTCACCCGGTTCGCCGCCAACAGCACGCCGGTCCTGACGTTCTCCAGTATCAATGACTACGGGGCATTGAGCGTTTACAGGGCCAGCCTGAGCGAAAGCCATCCGGTGAGCGCGACGCTTACTCAAGACAACGCCACGAAGTAG